From the genome of Bordetella sp. H567, one region includes:
- a CDS encoding TRAP transporter large permease gives MHDAHTQAAGPAVPPAGGGTGAGPAWVGRADAVLGWLVEIPAVMLVVAEIVVLFAGIVARYVFHTPLVWSDELASILFLWLAMLGAVVAFRRGEHMRMTALVNRASPVARAFLEVVAVAGALAFLLMTAMPGYEYAIEEQYVTTPALEISNIWRAAALPVGTALMILIALLRLAGRGAWRVTLGAVALVAAIVAAMTVLQPVFAGLGNANLVVFFVGIVAVCVFAGVPIAFCFGLATFGYLALTTGTPMMVVVGRMDEGMSHLILLAVPMFVFLGVLIEMTGMAERMVGFLASLLGHVRGGLSYVLIGAMYLVSGISGAKAADMAAVAPVLFPEMRKRGAREGDLVALLSATGAQTETIPPSLVLITIGSVTGVSITALFTGGLLPGVVLGIMLCFVVWRRSRHENVDSVARATRAEILRALLIALPALALPFVIRAAVVEGVATATEVSTIGIVYSALVGLLVYRRFDYRRLWPMLVDTASLSGAILLIIGAATGMAWALTQSGFSHQLADMMAKLPGGAFTFMAVSIVAFVILGSVLEGIPAIVLFGPLLFPIARQIGVHEVHYAMVVILAMGIGLFAPPFGVGYYAACAISRVPPDRGMRAIVGYMASIAIGLVIVAAIPWLSIGFLK, from the coding sequence ATGCACGACGCGCACACGCAGGCCGCCGGGCCTGCCGTTCCGCCTGCGGGCGGCGGCACTGGCGCGGGTCCAGCCTGGGTGGGCCGTGCCGACGCCGTGCTGGGCTGGCTGGTCGAGATCCCGGCGGTCATGCTCGTGGTCGCGGAAATCGTGGTGCTGTTCGCCGGGATCGTCGCTCGCTACGTCTTTCACACGCCCCTGGTGTGGTCGGACGAATTGGCGTCCATCCTGTTCCTGTGGCTGGCCATGCTGGGCGCCGTGGTGGCGTTTCGCCGCGGCGAACACATGCGCATGACGGCGCTGGTGAACCGCGCCTCGCCGGTGGCGCGGGCCTTCCTGGAAGTGGTGGCGGTGGCCGGCGCCCTGGCCTTCCTGCTCATGACCGCCATGCCGGGCTACGAGTACGCGATCGAGGAACAGTACGTCACCACGCCAGCCCTGGAGATTTCCAATATCTGGCGCGCCGCGGCGCTGCCGGTGGGCACCGCGCTGATGATCCTGATCGCCTTGCTGCGGCTGGCGGGGCGCGGCGCATGGCGCGTGACGCTGGGCGCGGTGGCGCTGGTGGCGGCGATCGTCGCCGCCATGACGGTGCTGCAGCCGGTATTCGCGGGATTGGGCAATGCCAACCTGGTCGTGTTCTTCGTCGGCATCGTCGCCGTCTGCGTTTTCGCGGGCGTGCCCATCGCGTTCTGCTTCGGCCTGGCGACCTTCGGCTATCTGGCCCTGACCACGGGCACGCCGATGATGGTGGTGGTCGGGCGCATGGACGAAGGCATGTCGCACCTGATCCTGCTGGCGGTGCCGATGTTCGTTTTCCTGGGCGTACTGATCGAGATGACGGGCATGGCCGAACGCATGGTCGGTTTCCTGGCCAGCCTGCTGGGCCATGTGCGCGGCGGCCTGTCCTACGTACTGATCGGCGCGATGTACCTGGTATCCGGCATATCCGGCGCCAAGGCCGCCGACATGGCCGCGGTCGCGCCGGTGCTGTTCCCCGAAATGCGCAAGCGCGGCGCGCGCGAAGGGGACCTGGTGGCACTGCTGTCGGCCACGGGCGCCCAGACCGAAACGATTCCGCCCAGCCTGGTGCTGATCACCATCGGCTCCGTGACCGGCGTGTCCATTACCGCGCTGTTCACCGGCGGGCTGCTGCCGGGCGTGGTGCTGGGCATCATGTTGTGCTTCGTGGTGTGGCGCCGCAGCCGCCACGAGAACGTCGATAGCGTGGCGCGGGCGACCCGGGCCGAGATCCTGCGCGCGCTCTTGATCGCCCTGCCGGCGCTCGCGCTGCCGTTCGTGATCCGTGCGGCCGTCGTCGAAGGCGTGGCCACCGCGACGGAAGTGTCGACCATCGGCATCGTGTATTCGGCCCTGGTCGGCCTGCTGGTGTACCGGCGTTTCGACTACAGGCGCCTGTGGCCCATGCTGGTCGACACGGCCAGCCTGTCCGGCGCCATCCTGTTGATCATCGGCGCGGCCACCGGCATGGCGTGGGCGCTGACGCAATCGGGGTTTTCGCACCAGCTGGCCGATATGATGGCGAAGCTGCCCGGTGGCGCGTTCACCTTCATGGCCGTATCCATCGTGGCCTTCGTGATCCTGGGCAGCGTGCTGGAAGGGATTCCGGCCATCGTGCTGTTCGGGCCGCTGTTGTTCCCGATCGCCAGGCAGATCGGCGTGCACGAAGTCCATTACGCCATGGTGGTGATATTGGCCATGGGCATAGGCCTGTTCGCGCCGCCTTTCGGCGTGGGGTATTACGCCGCCTGCGCCATCAGCCGCGTGCCGCCGGACCGCGGCATGCGGGCCATCGTGGGATATATGGCCTCCATCGCGATCGGCCTGGTCATCGTCGCCGCGATTCCCTGGTTGTCCATCGGATTCCTGAAGTAG
- a CDS encoding DUF72 domain-containing protein, whose translation MMSPSILVGTASWTDPTLLACGRFYPPEVDTAEGRLRYYASRFPLVEVDSSFYALPSARAAQAWATRTPPAFVVNVKAFRLFTGHQTPPSALDADLRRELPDEENAVVFVDDLPRDIVDEAWRRFVFALEPLRMTGKLGTVHFQFPRWIKPDRRGRARVADCVARLEDHIASVEFRHRAWFEDGAATATLDFLRELRAVHTVVDSPSASEDSVPAVWEITRDDMAMVRMHGRNTAAWASSGKASSSRFNYVYSVAELEEMARRVRALAQRAGKTHVILNTNFEDQGVRNAQGLMQALQRLPA comes from the coding sequence ATGATGTCCCCGTCCATCCTGGTCGGCACCGCCTCCTGGACCGACCCCACCCTGCTGGCTTGCGGGCGCTTCTATCCACCCGAGGTCGATACGGCCGAAGGGCGGCTGCGCTACTACGCCTCGCGCTTTCCCCTGGTGGAAGTGGACTCCAGCTTTTACGCCCTGCCCTCCGCCCGCGCGGCGCAGGCCTGGGCCACGCGCACGCCACCGGCCTTCGTGGTCAATGTAAAGGCATTCCGGCTGTTCACCGGACACCAGACACCGCCGTCCGCCCTGGACGCGGACCTGCGCCGCGAACTGCCCGATGAGGAGAACGCGGTCGTATTCGTCGACGACCTGCCGCGCGATATCGTGGACGAAGCCTGGCGCCGCTTCGTGTTCGCACTGGAGCCCCTGCGCATGACCGGCAAGCTGGGCACGGTGCATTTCCAGTTTCCGCGCTGGATCAAGCCGGATCGCCGTGGCCGAGCGCGCGTCGCCGACTGCGTCGCCCGCCTCGAAGACCATATCGCATCGGTCGAGTTCCGCCATCGCGCCTGGTTCGAGGACGGCGCCGCAACGGCCACGCTGGACTTCCTGCGGGAGCTGCGCGCCGTACATACGGTGGTGGACTCGCCATCGGCATCGGAAGACAGCGTGCCGGCGGTGTGGGAAATCACGCGCGACGATATGGCCATGGTCCGCATGCACGGCCGCAATACCGCGGCCTGGGCATCGTCCGGCAAGGCTTCGTCCAGCCGGTTCAACTACGTGTACAGCGTGGCCGAACTGGAGGAGATGGCCCGGCGCGTCCGTGCGCTGGCGCAACGGGCAGGCAAGACCCACGTCATCCTGAACACCAATTTCGAGGACCAGGGTGTGCGCAACGCCCAAGGCCTGATGCAGGCGCTGCAGCGGCTGCCGGCATGA
- a CDS encoding FAD-dependent monooxygenase — protein MHSSDARKPRILIAGAGLGGLTAALALQRRGFPVRVLEQAPELRELGAGIQLSANANHALFKLGLGEDLTRRASTAAGKRIRLWNTGQTWPLFDLGAESVSRYGYPYLTIYRADLHACLVDAVRAMDPHAIELNAKVEAVRQEGAQVLATLADGSTRHGDILIGADGVHSRIRAHLFGADDAAFSGALAWRGVIPAARLPAHLREPYAVNWVGPGAHVIHYPLRRGELVNFVGILERDDWQVESWTQQGSIEECLADFAGWHEDVQTLIRALDQPFKWALMLREPLSVWTQGRITLLGDACHPTLPMLASGAAMAIEDGYILARCLDEGQAGIEEALRRYEALRKDRTARVVRGSAENARRFHNPALAHADGAASYVAREWNEDRVRERYEWLFTYDVDAVQI, from the coding sequence ATGCATAGCAGCGATGCGCGCAAACCACGGATCCTGATCGCCGGCGCCGGCCTGGGAGGCCTGACGGCGGCCCTGGCCCTGCAGCGGCGCGGCTTCCCCGTACGCGTGCTGGAACAGGCGCCGGAACTGCGCGAACTGGGCGCCGGCATACAGCTGAGCGCCAACGCCAACCACGCCCTCTTCAAGCTGGGCCTGGGCGAGGATCTGACGCGCCGCGCCAGCACCGCGGCCGGCAAGCGCATACGCCTGTGGAATACCGGCCAGACCTGGCCGCTGTTCGACCTGGGCGCGGAGTCCGTATCACGCTACGGCTATCCCTACCTGACCATATACCGTGCCGATCTCCACGCCTGCCTGGTCGACGCCGTGCGGGCGATGGATCCACACGCCATCGAGCTGAACGCGAAGGTGGAAGCGGTCCGCCAGGAGGGTGCGCAGGTCCTCGCCACGCTGGCGGACGGCAGCACGCGCCATGGTGACATCCTGATTGGCGCCGACGGCGTGCACTCTCGGATACGGGCCCACCTGTTCGGCGCGGACGACGCCGCATTCTCGGGCGCGCTGGCATGGCGCGGCGTCATTCCCGCCGCGCGCTTGCCCGCGCATCTACGCGAACCGTATGCCGTGAACTGGGTCGGACCCGGCGCGCACGTGATCCATTACCCGCTGCGGCGCGGCGAGCTGGTCAACTTCGTGGGGATCCTGGAACGCGACGACTGGCAGGTGGAGTCCTGGACCCAGCAGGGGTCCATCGAGGAATGCCTGGCGGATTTCGCGGGCTGGCACGAGGACGTGCAAACACTGATCCGCGCCCTGGACCAGCCGTTCAAATGGGCGCTGATGCTGCGCGAGCCCTTGTCCGTCTGGACGCAAGGCCGTATCACGTTGCTGGGCGACGCCTGCCATCCGACCCTGCCGATGCTGGCGTCGGGCGCGGCGATGGCGATCGAGGACGGCTACATCCTCGCGCGCTGCCTGGACGAAGGGCAAGCCGGCATCGAGGAGGCCCTGAGGCGCTATGAAGCACTGCGCAAGGACCGTACGGCCAGGGTGGTGCGCGGGTCGGCGGAAAACGCCCGGCGCTTCCACAACCCCGCCCTCGCCCACGCCGATGGCGCGGCGTCCTATGTGGCCCGCGAATGGAATGAAGACCGCGTGCGCGAGCGGTACGAATGGCTGTTTACCTACGACGTGGATGCGGTGCAGATCTAG
- a CDS encoding Bug family tripartite tricarboxylate transporter substrate binding protein — protein sequence MSNFLAGADRCPGSLPRHRGRGAGSTVRAALLGLLALLVLGAPPAGAASDYPAKPITLVVPFPPGGPTDSSARLFGKVMGERLGQAVIVENRAGAGGTVGTAAVTRAPADGYTLLWGGTSSMVVAPALYPHLQYDPVKSFTPIGMAVRGPLILVGRPDFPPDTLAALVAYAKDHRVTVASAGTGSIDHLAAELFNKTAGLHLLHVPYRGGAPAMTDVMGGQVDLLFDTVTLLYPQIAAGKLRAYATTGAHRYAKLPDVPTLAEALGQPYEAYSWFGLLAPAGTPRPVVDKLAAALTAAAKDADVVRQMQDLGLEPVGGSPQDYAAAIAADLAKWTDIVKQANVKPE from the coding sequence ATGTCCAACTTTCTTGCCGGTGCGGACCGCTGTCCAGGCAGCCTGCCGCGGCATCGCGGCCGCGGCGCCGGGTCCACTGTACGGGCGGCGCTGCTGGGCCTGCTGGCCCTGCTCGTCCTTGGCGCGCCGCCTGCCGGCGCCGCGTCGGACTATCCGGCCAAGCCCATCACCCTGGTCGTGCCCTTTCCGCCGGGAGGCCCGACCGACAGCAGCGCACGCCTGTTCGGCAAGGTCATGGGAGAGCGGCTGGGACAGGCGGTCATCGTGGAGAACCGCGCTGGCGCCGGCGGTACGGTGGGAACCGCGGCCGTCACCCGCGCCCCCGCCGATGGCTACACCCTGCTATGGGGCGGCACCAGCAGCATGGTCGTCGCGCCCGCCTTGTACCCGCATTTGCAATACGACCCGGTGAAATCCTTCACGCCCATCGGCATGGCGGTGCGCGGCCCGCTCATCCTGGTCGGCCGGCCCGACTTCCCGCCCGACACGCTGGCCGCGCTGGTCGCGTATGCGAAGGACCATCGCGTCACGGTGGCGTCCGCCGGCACGGGCTCCATCGACCATCTGGCCGCGGAGCTCTTCAATAAAACGGCCGGCCTCCATCTGCTGCATGTGCCGTATCGCGGCGGCGCGCCCGCGATGACCGACGTCATGGGAGGACAGGTCGATCTGCTGTTCGACACCGTGACGCTGCTCTATCCGCAGATCGCCGCCGGCAAGCTGCGCGCCTACGCCACCACCGGCGCGCATCGCTATGCCAAGCTGCCCGATGTTCCAACGCTGGCCGAGGCACTGGGCCAACCGTACGAAGCGTACTCGTGGTTCGGCTTGCTGGCGCCCGCCGGCACGCCGCGGCCCGTCGTCGATAAGCTGGCGGCAGCCCTTACCGCCGCCGCCAAGGATGCGGACGTCGTCAGGCAGATGCAGGACCTGGGCCTGGAACCCGTCGGCGGCTCGCCGCAGGACTATGCGGCGGCCATCGCGGCCGATCTGGCCAAGTGGACCGATATCGTCAAGCAGGCCAACGTCAAACCCGAGTAA
- a CDS encoding LysR family transcriptional regulator, translating into MNFSLRQLNAFIAVARNASFTKAAEQFHITQAGLSAMVRELEEQLNCRLFERTTRVVRLTPAGARLLPVVERTVGELGAAAADVASLERPQRNRARIGVTPLIACSVIPDVLKRLQRIVPEADFEVSDLDRALIQGQVERGELDAGFGAFFNRVSGIRRRALFQWHPVLAVAPGSRRTTSPTAWTDVAIDNLISLPRDNPIQQLVDRRLHITPADAPKGRTVTHLETAMAMVEAGLGQAIVPSFAAVARSRWRVRFVTMEPVLALNYYCITPAGRPVPPLVEHFAAVFTAVAGMHMKTPKKTPLSQRRPTRIGNDMARQVLAR; encoded by the coding sequence ATGAATTTTTCGCTGCGCCAGTTGAACGCCTTCATCGCGGTCGCGCGCAATGCCAGTTTCACCAAGGCTGCCGAGCAGTTCCACATCACCCAGGCAGGATTGAGCGCGATGGTCCGCGAACTGGAAGAGCAGCTGAATTGCCGGCTTTTCGAACGCACCACGCGCGTGGTGCGGCTGACGCCAGCCGGCGCGCGGCTGCTGCCGGTGGTCGAACGCACCGTGGGCGAGCTGGGCGCCGCGGCCGCGGACGTCGCCAGCCTGGAGCGACCCCAACGCAATCGCGCGCGCATCGGCGTGACCCCGTTGATTGCCTGTAGCGTGATTCCCGACGTGCTCAAGCGCCTGCAGCGGATCGTGCCGGAGGCGGATTTCGAAGTGTCGGACCTGGATCGCGCCCTGATCCAGGGACAGGTGGAACGTGGCGAACTCGATGCCGGTTTCGGCGCATTCTTCAATCGCGTATCGGGCATACGCCGGCGCGCCCTGTTCCAGTGGCATCCGGTCCTGGCCGTGGCGCCCGGCTCTCGCCGCACGACCAGTCCGACGGCATGGACCGACGTTGCCATCGACAACCTGATTTCGCTGCCGCGCGACAATCCCATCCAGCAGCTGGTCGACCGGCGCCTGCATATCACGCCGGCCGATGCGCCGAAGGGCCGCACCGTGACTCACCTGGAAACCGCCATGGCGATGGTGGAAGCGGGGTTGGGCCAAGCCATCGTGCCCTCTTTCGCGGCCGTGGCGCGATCGCGTTGGCGCGTACGGTTCGTGACGATGGAGCCCGTCCTGGCGCTGAACTACTACTGCATCACCCCGGCGGGACGTCCCGTGCCCCCGCTGGTGGAGCACTTCGCCGCGGTCTTCACGGCGGTGGCGGGCATGCACATGAAAACGCCGAAAAAAACGCCGCTTTCGCAGCGGCGTCCAACGCGCATCGGGAACGATATGGCGCGTCAGGTGCTGGCACGATAG
- a CDS encoding PA2169 family four-helix-bundle protein, producing the protein MADRIVKLLNDLTETSKNGEKGFLAAAEDTKDPELRGLFQNRANDCAAGAAELQAIVSRLGGKPETGGSVAGAVHRGWVNLKAAVTGRSDAAILEECERGEDVAKHDYTNALREPLPEDIRAVVQRQYEGVLRNHDQIRALRDRYRAST; encoded by the coding sequence ATGGCCGATCGTATCGTCAAACTGCTGAACGACCTGACCGAAACCAGCAAGAACGGAGAAAAGGGTTTTCTGGCGGCCGCCGAAGACACCAAGGACCCGGAACTGCGGGGACTTTTCCAGAACCGTGCGAACGACTGCGCGGCCGGCGCGGCTGAGCTGCAGGCCATCGTCTCGCGGCTGGGCGGCAAGCCCGAAACCGGCGGCAGCGTGGCCGGCGCCGTGCATCGCGGATGGGTCAACCTGAAGGCCGCCGTCACCGGCCGCAGCGACGCCGCCATCCTGGAAGAATGCGAACGCGGCGAGGACGTCGCCAAGCACGATTACACCAACGCCTTGCGCGAGCCCCTGCCGGAGGACATCCGCGCGGTGGTGCAAAGGCAGTATGAAGGCGTGTTGCGCAATCACGACCAGATCCGGGCGCTGCGCGACCGCTATCGTGCCAGCACCTGA
- a CDS encoding ATP-dependent helicase has product MSERPATGAEAPDPLAELNPSQREAAEYGAGPAGGGPLLVIAGAGSGKTSTLAHRVANLILKGADAQRMLLLTFSRRAAIEMERRAGAVLQKVLRLGAGHVPPALPWAGTFHAIGARLLREFAPRIGLAESFTIHDRGDSEDLMGMLRHELGLSSTESRFPLKGTCLSIYSRVVNSQTPLDGILKEVYPWCAQWEEQLKRLFRAYVEAKQAQQVLDYDDLLLYWSEMMAHPDIAGDVGGRFDHVMVDEYQDTNRLQAAILLAMKPDGRGLTVVGDDAQAIYSFRAATVRNILDFPAQFGAPAKVVTLERNYRSTQPILDASNAVIALARERHAKQLWTERKSSNRPKLVTVSDEAGQARWVADQVLAQREAGATLKSQAVLFRASGHSAAVELELTRRNIPFVKFGGLRFLEAAHIKDLLALLRWAQNPRGRMSGFRVAQLVPGIGPATAARLLDAMDSAPDPLAVLDDFKPGSAAREDWQGFAKVYKDLCAPGLAWPADLDIALRWYAPHLERLYEDARVRKADLDQLARIASGYASRERFLTELTLDPPDATSAESGPPLRDEDYMILSTIHSAKGQEWKSVYVLNVVDGCIPSDMATGSAEEIEEERRLLYVAMTRAKEDLHLIVPQRFYVHQQTGMGDRHVYGSRTRFIPDDLGALFESLPKAPELAPRRGAAPAPVAQVDVAARLRKLF; this is encoded by the coding sequence ATGTCCGAACGCCCCGCCACCGGCGCCGAAGCGCCCGATCCGCTTGCGGAATTGAACCCCAGCCAGCGCGAAGCCGCCGAATATGGCGCCGGGCCGGCGGGGGGCGGCCCGCTGCTGGTCATCGCCGGGGCGGGATCGGGCAAGACGAGCACGCTGGCCCATCGCGTCGCCAACCTGATCCTGAAGGGCGCGGACGCGCAGCGCATGCTGCTGCTGACGTTCTCGCGGCGCGCGGCCATCGAAATGGAAAGACGGGCCGGGGCGGTATTGCAGAAGGTGCTGCGGCTGGGCGCCGGCCACGTACCTCCCGCCCTGCCATGGGCCGGCACGTTCCACGCCATCGGCGCGCGCCTGCTGCGCGAGTTCGCCCCGCGCATCGGCCTGGCCGAGTCCTTCACCATCCACGACCGCGGCGATTCCGAAGACCTGATGGGCATGCTGCGCCACGAACTGGGGCTCTCGTCCACCGAATCGCGTTTTCCGCTGAAGGGCACCTGCCTGTCCATCTATTCACGCGTGGTGAACAGCCAGACGCCGCTGGACGGTATCCTGAAGGAAGTCTATCCCTGGTGCGCGCAGTGGGAAGAACAGCTCAAGCGCCTGTTCCGCGCCTACGTGGAAGCCAAGCAGGCCCAGCAGGTCCTGGACTACGACGACTTGCTGCTTTATTGGTCGGAAATGATGGCCCACCCCGACATCGCGGGCGACGTGGGCGGCCGCTTCGATCACGTCATGGTGGACGAATACCAGGACACCAATCGCCTGCAGGCCGCCATCCTGCTGGCGATGAAGCCGGACGGCCGTGGGCTGACGGTGGTGGGCGACGACGCGCAGGCCATCTATTCCTTCCGCGCCGCGACGGTGCGCAACATCCTGGATTTCCCCGCGCAATTCGGCGCGCCCGCCAAAGTGGTCACGCTGGAACGCAACTACCGTTCGACACAGCCCATCCTGGATGCGTCCAACGCGGTCATCGCGCTCGCGCGGGAACGCCACGCCAAGCAGTTGTGGACCGAGCGCAAGTCGTCGAACCGTCCCAAGCTGGTCACGGTCAGCGATGAAGCCGGCCAGGCCCGCTGGGTGGCGGACCAGGTGTTGGCGCAGCGTGAAGCCGGCGCCACGCTGAAATCCCAGGCCGTGCTGTTCCGCGCCTCTGGCCACAGCGCCGCAGTGGAGCTGGAGCTGACACGCCGGAATATTCCCTTCGTCAAGTTCGGTGGGCTGCGCTTCCTGGAAGCCGCCCACATCAAGGACTTGCTGGCGCTGCTGCGTTGGGCGCAGAACCCGCGCGGCCGCATGTCGGGATTCCGCGTGGCGCAACTGGTGCCCGGCATCGGTCCCGCCACGGCAGCGCGCCTGCTGGATGCGATGGACAGCGCGCCGGACCCGCTCGCGGTACTGGACGACTTCAAGCCGGGTAGCGCCGCGCGCGAGGACTGGCAGGGGTTCGCGAAGGTGTACAAGGATTTGTGCGCACCGGGCCTGGCGTGGCCGGCGGACCTCGACATTGCCCTGCGCTGGTATGCGCCGCATCTCGAACGGCTGTACGAGGACGCGCGAGTGCGCAAGGCAGACCTGGACCAGCTGGCCCGGATCGCGTCGGGCTATGCCTCGCGTGAACGCTTCCTGACCGAGCTCACGCTGGATCCTCCCGACGCCACCAGCGCGGAATCGGGCCCGCCGCTGCGCGACGAGGACTACATGATTCTCTCGACCATCCATTCGGCCAAGGGCCAGGAATGGAAGTCCGTCTATGTGCTGAACGTCGTGGACGGCTGCATTCCCTCGGACATGGCCACCGGCTCGGCCGAGGAAATCGAGGAAGAACGCCGCCTGCTGTACGTGGCGATGACGCGTGCCAAGGAAGACCTCCACCTGATCGTGCCGCAGCGCTTCTACGTGCACCAGCAAACGGGCATGGGCGATCGGCACGTCTATGGCTCGCGTACGCGCTTCATCCCGGACGACCTGGGCGCGCTATTCGAATCCTTGCCCAAGGCGCCCGAGCTTGCGCCCCGGCGCGGCGCCGCGCCGGCGCCCGTGGCGCAAGTGGACGTGGCGGCGCGGCTGCGCAAGCTCTTCTAG
- a CDS encoding DUF72 domain-containing protein: MAEHPQRSAIRIGISGWRYAPWRGRFYPKDLPQDKELAYASHQVCTVEINGTFYSLQRPEFFAHWRDETPGGFVFAVKGPRFITHTLRLRNIDEPLANFFASGVLALHEKLGPFLWQLPPTLPWDAARIEPFLQMLPRDTEAAAALARRHGRRMAGRSLTETDARRPLRHAVEIRHPSFACPAFIAALRRHGVALVTADTAGKWPLLEDATADFAYVRLHGDKALYSSGYSDEAIADWARRIGAWSRGATPRGARLAGPRPRATGPRDVYCYFDNDIKVMAPRDARALMGALRLPMHPEAPGEGMPIADGQPVERE, translated from the coding sequence ATGGCTGAACATCCGCAACGATCCGCCATACGCATCGGCATTTCAGGATGGCGCTATGCGCCCTGGCGCGGGCGCTTTTATCCCAAGGACCTGCCGCAGGACAAGGAGCTGGCCTACGCTTCCCACCAGGTATGCACGGTGGAGATCAACGGCACCTTCTATTCCCTGCAGCGCCCCGAATTCTTCGCCCATTGGCGCGATGAGACCCCGGGCGGCTTTGTCTTCGCCGTGAAAGGGCCGCGCTTCATCACCCACACGCTGCGCCTGCGCAATATCGATGAACCGCTGGCGAATTTCTTCGCGTCGGGGGTGTTGGCACTGCACGAAAAGCTGGGGCCTTTCCTATGGCAACTGCCCCCCACCCTGCCTTGGGACGCCGCGCGCATCGAACCCTTTTTGCAAATGCTGCCCCGCGATACCGAGGCCGCGGCGGCCCTGGCCCGGCGCCATGGCCGGCGCATGGCGGGCCGCAGCCTGACGGAAACGGATGCCCGGCGCCCCTTGCGCCACGCCGTGGAAATCCGCCACCCCAGCTTTGCCTGCCCGGCGTTCATCGCCGCGCTGCGCCGGCATGGCGTCGCCCTGGTCACGGCTGACACCGCCGGCAAGTGGCCACTGCTGGAGGATGCCACCGCCGACTTCGCCTATGTGCGGCTGCATGGGGACAAGGCGCTGTACAGCAGCGGCTACAGCGACGAGGCCATCGCCGATTGGGCGCGGCGCATCGGCGCCTGGTCGCGCGGCGCCACGCCGCGCGGGGCGCGCCTGGCCGGACCACGCCCGCGCGCGACGGGACCGCGTGACGTCTATTGTTATTTCGACAACGACATCAAGGTCATGGCCCCCCGCGACGCGCGGGCCTTGATGGGCGCGCTGCGGCTGCCCATGCATCCCGAAGCGCCCGGCGAAGGCATGCCGATTGCTGATGGGCAGCCGGTGGAGCGGGAATGA
- a CDS encoding magnesium and cobalt transport protein CorA, producing the protein MQDPESKPAAGPDAAQGAGGEYNGEVVASISYVKGRRDAAVPIEQIHSYVGQSERLLWLGVRNPHPDLLARVGEELRLGPKAMEEIMEPHKRPKIIDYGNVVQVVAVTLEVDGDRPLFGETQLIIGDGFLLTIRRGSTAPYSALRERLEAAPDLLARGSDYVASELLDFLVDRYVQAVTKLESVVENAEQKLLIRGAKDTDIRRLYRQRRDLLRIHNAIAPMSEICRRLARVEMTAIDEHARPYFAEVADRVMRIDELVAALRDALAFAFEASLMIGQSQQNDTTRRLASWAAILAVPTAVAGIYGMNFKNMPELDWTYGYPVTLGGIGLACGLLYWRFRRAGWL; encoded by the coding sequence ATGCAGGATCCCGAATCCAAACCGGCCGCCGGTCCCGATGCGGCGCAGGGCGCGGGGGGCGAGTACAACGGCGAGGTCGTCGCGTCGATCTCGTACGTGAAGGGCCGCCGCGACGCCGCGGTCCCCATCGAGCAGATCCATTCCTACGTGGGCCAGTCGGAGCGGCTGCTGTGGCTGGGTGTGCGCAATCCCCATCCCGACCTGCTGGCGCGCGTAGGCGAAGAGCTGCGCCTGGGGCCCAAGGCGATGGAAGAAATCATGGAGCCGCACAAGCGCCCGAAGATCATCGACTACGGGAATGTGGTCCAGGTGGTGGCGGTGACGCTGGAAGTGGACGGCGACCGGCCGCTGTTCGGCGAAACCCAGTTGATCATCGGCGACGGCTTCTTGCTCACCATACGGCGCGGCTCGACGGCGCCCTACAGCGCCTTGCGCGAGCGGCTGGAAGCCGCGCCGGACCTGCTGGCGCGCGGCAGCGACTACGTCGCCTCCGAGCTGCTGGACTTCCTTGTCGATCGCTACGTGCAGGCGGTGACGAAGCTGGAAAGCGTGGTGGAGAACGCGGAACAAAAACTCCTGATACGCGGGGCGAAGGACACGGATATCCGCAGGCTTTACCGGCAGCGGCGCGACCTGCTGCGGATACACAACGCCATTGCGCCGATGTCGGAAATCTGCCGCCGGCTGGCGCGCGTCGAAATGACGGCCATCGACGAGCATGCCAGGCCCTACTTCGCGGAAGTGGCGGACCGCGTCATGCGCATCGATGAACTGGTGGCGGCGCTGCGCGATGCGCTGGCGTTCGCCTTCGAGGCCAGCCTGATGATCGGGCAGTCGCAGCAGAACGACACGACCCGCCGGCTGGCGTCCTGGGCGGCCATCCTGGCCGTGCCGACGGCAGTGGCGGGCATCTATGGCATGAACTTCAAGAACATGCCGGAATTGGATTGGACGTATGGATATCCGGTGACGCTGGGCGGGATCGGGCTGGCGTGCGGGTTGTTGTATTGGCGGTTTCGGAGAGCAGGGTGGTTGTAG